The proteins below come from a single Lactobacillus johnsonii genomic window:
- the hslO gene encoding Hsp33 family molecular chaperone HslO, whose amino-acid sequence MKDYLVKAIDKTKNLRLITVDAKDLVSEAQKRHDTWSASSAVLGRTLIGGLLLSAALLKDKDELTVRLLGNGPVGATIVTAKADLTIKGYIQNPHIALPPKKDGHIDVAKAVGKGWLEVTKDQGLKEPYTGQVPIVSGEIAEDFTYYLAKSEQIPSAVGLSVFVEPNNEIGAAGGFILQALPGATDEQLAEVEKRIKALPNLSTLFLDGMTPENLAERILGTDCKILAKEDVSFACDCSKEKYSQILATLKPAQLKEMIEKDHGAELVCRFCKEKYHFTEDELKDVLKKAN is encoded by the coding sequence ATGAAAGATTATTTAGTAAAAGCAATTGATAAAACTAAAAATTTACGATTAATTACGGTTGATGCTAAAGATTTAGTAAGTGAAGCACAAAAAAGACATGATACTTGGAGTGCATCTTCAGCTGTGCTTGGAAGAACACTTATTGGAGGATTACTCTTGTCAGCAGCTTTATTGAAAGATAAAGATGAATTAACTGTTAGGTTACTTGGAAATGGTCCAGTGGGAGCAACTATTGTAACAGCAAAAGCTGATCTAACAATTAAAGGATATATCCAAAATCCTCATATAGCCCTTCCACCTAAAAAAGATGGACATATCGATGTGGCAAAAGCCGTTGGAAAAGGTTGGCTTGAGGTAACCAAAGATCAAGGTTTGAAGGAACCATATACAGGTCAAGTTCCAATTGTTAGTGGGGAGATTGCAGAAGATTTTACATATTATCTAGCCAAATCAGAGCAAATTCCTTCAGCTGTTGGTCTATCAGTATTTGTTGAGCCTAATAATGAGATTGGGGCAGCTGGCGGATTTATTTTACAGGCATTACCTGGAGCTACTGATGAGCAATTGGCTGAAGTTGAAAAGAGAATCAAGGCTCTTCCTAATCTTTCTACTTTATTTTTAGATGGAATGACACCTGAAAATTTGGCAGAGAGAATCTTAGGGACTGATTGTAAAATTTTAGCTAAAGAAGATGTTTCTTTTGCTTGTGATTGTTCGAAAGAAAAATATAGTCAAATCTTGGCTACCTTAAAACCAGCACAATTAAAAGAAATGATTGAGAAGGATCATGGCGCAGAGTTAGTTTGCCGCTTTTGTAAAGAAAAATATCATTTTACTGAAGATGAGTTAAAAGATGTCCTTAAGAAGGCAAATTAA
- the dusB gene encoding tRNA dihydrouridine synthase DusB has translation MKNDSWKIRDVEIPNRVVVAPMAGISNAAFRVVCKEFGAGLVVCEMISDHGIIYRNKKTLEMLTVDPREHPMSIQIFGGSEETLVEAAHYVDTHTAADIININMGCPVPKVTKTDAGARWLLDPNKIYQMVHAVVRNVSKPVTVKMRTGWDQKHIFAVENALAAQEAGASAVAMHGRTRKQMYMGEADWETLKDVADALTIPFVGNGDVTTPEKAKAMLEDVGADAVMVGRAALGNPWIIKDMVHYLDTGEKLRPQTVEEKVETAKDQLNRLIDLKGEKIAVPEFRRQAAYYLKGIPRSARTRAKINDVWTKKEVFDLLDDFVEKYEARQKQINQ, from the coding sequence GTGAAAAACGATAGTTGGAAAATTAGGGATGTTGAAATTCCTAATCGTGTAGTAGTTGCACCGATGGCTGGAATTTCAAATGCTGCTTTCCGAGTAGTATGTAAAGAATTTGGTGCAGGCCTAGTAGTGTGTGAAATGATTTCAGATCATGGAATTATTTATCGCAATAAAAAGACCTTGGAAATGTTAACGGTTGATCCTCGTGAACATCCAATGAGTATTCAAATTTTTGGTGGTAGTGAGGAAACTTTAGTTGAAGCTGCTCATTATGTTGATACTCATACAGCAGCTGATATTATCAATATTAATATGGGTTGTCCTGTACCAAAGGTAACAAAAACTGATGCCGGAGCTCGTTGGCTATTAGATCCAAATAAGATCTATCAAATGGTCCATGCAGTTGTTCGTAATGTAAGTAAACCAGTTACTGTTAAAATGAGAACAGGCTGGGATCAAAAACATATTTTTGCTGTTGAAAATGCTTTAGCTGCTCAAGAAGCAGGTGCTAGTGCTGTTGCTATGCATGGCCGGACTAGAAAGCAAATGTACATGGGCGAAGCTGACTGGGAAACTTTGAAGGATGTAGCAGATGCTTTGACTATTCCTTTTGTTGGTAATGGGGATGTTACTACTCCTGAAAAGGCAAAAGCAATGTTAGAAGATGTTGGAGCAGATGCAGTGATGGTTGGTAGAGCGGCTTTAGGGAATCCATGGATTATTAAAGATATGGTTCACTATTTGGATACCGGAGAGAAACTACGTCCACAAACTGTTGAAGAAAAAGTAGAAACTGCTAAAGATCAATTAAATAGATTGATTGATTTAAAGGGAGAAAAAATTGCTGTTCCCGAATTTAGAAGACAAGCAGCTTATTATTTAAAAGGAATTCCCCGTTCAGCTCGAACCCGTGCTAAAATAAATGATGTTTGGACGAAAAAAGAAGTTTTTGACTTGTTAGATGATTTTGTGGAAAAATATGAAGCGAGACAAAAGCAAATTAACCAATAA
- the lysS gene encoding lysine--tRNA ligase produces the protein MAKNEMNDQLIARREKMDEMRENGIEPFGVRKFDRQDLARTLNEKYSNEDKDELNADMPMTKIAGRMLAKRGKGKVGFADLYDRTGKIQIYVRKDIVGEDNYKIFKKSDIGDFLGIDGEVMKTDTGELTIRATHITFLSKALRPLPNKWDGLKDVEQIYRQRYLDLITNHDSYMRFVHRTQIIQAIRDYLNNRDFLEVETPVLHNIPGGAEARPFITHHNALDIDLYMRIALELPLKRLIVGGMERVYEIGRVFRNEGLDTKHNPEFTELETYAAYWDFHDVMDEAEGIIRAAAKVVSPDGKITYQGTDIDLGKPFRRVHMVDLIKEKTGVDFWKPMTIEEARKVADEHNVHYESYWKVGHIINAFFEEFGEGSIVQPTFVYGHPVEVSPLAKKNADDPRFTDRFEIFIMGAEYGNAFSELNDPDDQRHRFEDQMAEREAGNDEADMIDEDYLRAMEFGMPPTGGLGIGIDRLVMLLTDAPAIRDVLLFPTMRPEKVESVEAEVQEDLKKKNK, from the coding sequence GTGGCAAAGAATGAAATGAACGACCAACTAATCGCTCGTCGTGAAAAAATGGACGAAATGCGTGAAAACGGTATTGAACCTTTTGGCGTAAGAAAATTTGATCGTCAAGACTTAGCTCGTACTTTGAATGAAAAGTATAGTAATGAGGATAAAGATGAATTAAATGCTGATATGCCTATGACTAAGATTGCAGGTCGTATGCTTGCAAAACGTGGTAAGGGTAAAGTTGGATTTGCAGATCTTTATGACCGTACTGGTAAAATTCAAATTTACGTACGTAAAGATATCGTTGGTGAAGATAACTACAAGATTTTTAAGAAGTCTGATATTGGTGACTTTTTAGGTATTGATGGTGAAGTAATGAAGACCGATACTGGTGAGTTGACTATTCGTGCTACTCACATTACTTTCTTGTCTAAGGCTCTTCGTCCATTGCCTAATAAATGGGATGGTTTAAAGGATGTTGAACAAATTTATCGTCAGCGCTACCTTGACTTAATTACAAATCATGATAGTTACATGCGTTTTGTTCACCGTACTCAAATTATTCAAGCTATTCGTGACTATTTGAATAATAGAGATTTCTTAGAAGTTGAAACTCCAGTTCTCCACAATATTCCTGGTGGTGCTGAAGCTCGTCCATTTATTACTCACCACAATGCTTTGGATATTGATCTTTACATGAGAATTGCTTTGGAACTTCCATTGAAGCGTTTAATTGTTGGTGGTATGGAACGTGTTTATGAAATCGGCCGTGTATTTAGAAATGAAGGTCTTGATACTAAGCACAACCCAGAATTTACTGAACTTGAAACTTATGCAGCTTACTGGGACTTCCATGATGTAATGGATGAGGCAGAAGGAATTATTAGAGCAGCTGCTAAAGTTGTTTCACCAGATGGTAAGATTACTTACCAAGGAACTGATATTGACTTAGGTAAGCCATTCCGCCGTGTTCACATGGTTGATTTAATCAAGGAAAAGACTGGTGTTGACTTCTGGAAGCCAATGACTATTGAAGAAGCAAGAAAAGTTGCTGATGAACACAACGTTCACTATGAAAGCTACTGGAAGGTTGGCCACATTATTAATGCCTTCTTTGAAGAATTCGGTGAAGGATCAATTGTTCAACCTACTTTTGTTTATGGACACCCAGTAGAAGTATCACCACTTGCTAAGAAGAATGCTGATGATCCAAGATTTACTGATCGTTTTGAAATCTTCATTATGGGTGCAGAATATGGTAATGCATTCTCAGAATTAAATGATCCAGATGATCAACGTCATCGTTTCGAAGACCAAATGGCTGAAAGAGAAGCTGGTAACGATGAAGCAGATATGATTGATGAGGATTACCTTCGTGCTATGGAATTCGGTATGCCTCCTACAGGTGGTCTAGGTATTGGTATTGATCGTTTGGTAATGCTTTTAACTGATGCTCCTGCTATTCGTGATGTCTTACTCTTCCCAACAATGCGCCCTGAAAAGGTTGAAAGTGTTGAAGCAGAAGTTCAAGAAGATTTGAAGAAAAAGAACAAATAG